The Verrucomicrobiota bacterium genomic interval TCGCCCTGCCTAAAGAATTGACCGGCCTTAAAGCCACCGCCGCGACCATTGAGAAGGACAAGACGGAAGGGAAACTGGTCATCGAGACCGCCGCGGACGCGAAGCCGGGCCAGCACCGTTGCACGCTCCAGGCTTCGCTCAAGCTCAATAACCAGGATTTGAAAGTAGAGCAGCCCTTCTCGCTTAAGATCGCCGCCGCAAACAAACCGCAATAGGCAACGCCGGAATCTGACGACGGCGGTGTAAGCGCGGCCGTGCAACGTTTGGAGTCCACCTCTCCGTTATCTCTGTTTGCTCCTGTTGAAATCCAATCCCGTCCATCTACCGCACCAAAGCCAAACCCACGGCGCCCGCTACTGCGATCCCTCCTCCCAACAGCGATCGCACGCTGGGTTGCTCGCCTTCCACAAACCGAGCAAACGGAATCACGACCAGAGGAGCAATGGCGACGATCGGCAGCACGATGCCCGTCGGCGTTGTCAGCAACGCCCACTGGTAGCAGCCCACGCCGAGTGTTGGGCCGCTCAAGGCGTTGATGACAATCCACGGCCACGCCAAGCGCCATTGCTTCCAAATCCGCAGTGAGCCGCCCAATTCTCCGGTCAAGTCGCTGGCGAACCTGAACTTTGAGGCATGTTTCACGAGGAACAAGAACACCGTCGCAATGAACCAGCCCGCGAGAATACGTTGGTAAGCCGCCGTCAGGCCGTCGATGGGCTCTCCCGCCGCTTTTGCAATCAGATAAGCTTTGCGGCTCAGCACAGCGCCGAAGCCCTGGCCAAAGGCGGCGAGAACACCGTAGAGAGTCCCGATCAGCAGAGCCCGACGCGTTGCGTTCAAATGCGTGCCAGGCGCCAGGGCCATCGAAACGCCGCCCAGGATTACTAGGCTCCAGCAGATTTGCGCGGGCGTAAGCGTGGTTCCCAACCACAACCATTCCGTGACCGCCGCAAACGGCGCCGCGAAACAGTGGACCAGCAGGACAGAAAGTCGCGAACCCAGGCGAGGCAAAGCCTGGTATAGCGCCGTGTCGCCGATTCCGAAACCGACGCATCCGCTCAGCAGGAACATGGGCAAGGCTTCACCGGAGAGGCCTTGCCCGAAGCCGTGCGCCCAGGCGGCCAGGAAGAGAACCGCCAGCGTGATTCGCAGAAAGTTTGCCTCCAGCCCGCCGAGCATCTTGGCCAGACGATTGGCCGACACCGCGGACAGGGAGAAGAAAACCGTGGACAAGAACGCGGGAACCATCGCGCGGAAGTTTCCTGGTCCGGTCTCCGTTGTCACGCCCAGAGTTAGACTCGGCCGCACGCATGGGGGCATCTTGAGATTGCCAGGATCGTGGTGAAGGTTCCGCTTCCTTTCCCCTCACCCCGACCCTCTCCCATCGGATCGAGCACCGTGACCAGCGATCAAAATCAACGCGAACCTGCGATCATCTGGATTCGTAAATCCGGACCAACTCACGCGGATCAGCGCCGAGCGAATACTTCAGCATGATGCGGCCCATGCGGAGATAAGTTCGCGCAATCCCCAGCTTCTGAAAGCGCCTCATCGACGTGGTGACGGTCGCGCGCGCCAGCTTCAGACGCCCGGCGGCGCGCAGTTTCCGGCAGAGAACAAATTCCTCCATTAACGGCATGTCAGGGACGCCTCCGATGCGCTCCAGGATATCGCGTCGAACGAATATTGCCTGGTCTCCCAGCAGAGGCCCGCCCAGACGGAAGAGCAGGGCGCTTCGCCAGCGCGCGCCGAGGCTTAAGAAATGATGTTCACGAAATGTTTTCCGAAATCCGCCTCCGACCACATTGGAATCGGCAAGGCAGGTGTCAATCGCCCGTCCCGCGTCCTCCGGCAGCCAGGTGTCGGCGTGCAACAGCACGATGACGTCGCTCGTCGCCTGCGCGGCGCCCTTGCGCAGTTGCCCTCCGCGGCTTGGAACGGCGGTGAGAATGCGGCCCCCCAATGCTTCCGCGACAGCCGCTGTGCCGTCGATGCTGCCTCCGTCGACCACGATGATGTCCGCAACCTCCCGAACACTTCGCACGTGCCGGAACGTTTCCGGCAATTCACTCGCCTCGTTCAATGTCGGAATGATGACGGACAACGCGTTCATGGGAAAGCGTCCTTGGTCTGATTGCCATGCTCTCGCGCCATGAACCAGGTAGGGCGAGTCCGTCCCGGCGAGCCGTTCGACGTGCCTAGACCACGTCCGACTCGGCTCGCTGGGGACAGGCTCGCCCTACCGGTTCACAAGAGTTGGTGAGCGCAACGGAAGCGGATGTTCGAGAAGGAAAACAAAATCGCCGCAGGTGTTGC includes:
- a CDS encoding glycosyltransferase is translated as MNALSVIIPTLNEASELPETFRHVRSVREVADIIVVDGGSIDGTAAVAEALGGRILTAVPSRGGQLRKGAAQATSDVIVLLHADTWLPEDAGRAIDTCLADSNVVGGGFRKTFREHHFLSLGARWRSALLFRLGGPLLGDQAIFVRRDILERIGGVPDMPLMEEFVLCRKLRAAGRLKLARATVTTSMRRFQKLGIARTYLRMGRIMLKYSLGADPRELVRIYESR
- a CDS encoding DMT family transporter; the encoded protein is MVPAFLSTVFFSLSAVSANRLAKMLGGLEANFLRITLAVLFLAAWAHGFGQGLSGEALPMFLLSGCVGFGIGDTALYQALPRLGSRLSVLLVHCFAAPFAAVTEWLWLGTTLTPAQICWSLVILGGVSMALAPGTHLNATRRALLIGTLYGVLAAFGQGFGAVLSRKAYLIAKAAGEPIDGLTAAYQRILAGWFIATVFLFLVKHASKFRFASDLTGELGGSLRIWKQWRLAWPWIVINALSGPTLGVGCYQWALLTTPTGIVLPIVAIAPLVVIPFARFVEGEQPSVRSLLGGGIAVAGAVGLALVR